GCGCAGCGCGGGCTGGCAACGGCATTGACCGCGACGAGGAGGAGTGAATGTCGTGTTTGTCGGACATTGTTTTGATTAACGTCTTGCATAACGGGCGCTCTATCGTGTCCTTCGCTTCCGGCCGACGCAACGGCGTGCCCTTTTGCTTGCGTGTTCCGAGGCACGGCGGATCAAATGACGACTATTGAAAACGGTGATTGACAAAACGAAAACAAGTTTATTTTTATTCAACATGGCTTCCGATTCATTCAAGCGGGCGTCGATCGAGGAGGCAGCCGATCATCCGCTGCTGAGTCTCCAACGCGAAGACCTCGACCTGGTCGTGCAGCTCGTTCTCGCGTCGGGATCGCTCACGGACCTGGCAGCTACCTATGAGGTGAGTTACC
The sequence above is a segment of the Planctomycetota bacterium genome. Coding sequences within it:
- a CDS encoding DUF2089 domain-containing protein, whose protein sequence is MKTVIDKTKTSLFLFNMASDSFKRASIEEAADHPLLSLQREDLDLVVQLVLASGSLTDLAATYEVSYPTIRARLDRTIARLREVLAGRTPDPVIELVADLVERGELSTAGARAIRDLVRGQGSRPGGTHRRDT